Proteins from a genomic interval of Ramlibacter algicola:
- the hemA gene encoding glutamyl-tRNA reductase, whose translation MAVWALGINHTTAPVDLRGRFAFALDQVQPTLAAMRQSFLGQVSRQPEAAILSTCNRTEIYCAGPQHDLDPTIEWLARSGGVPAATLKSHAYVLRDGQAARHAFRVASGLDSMVLGEAQILGQMKDFVRAADEAGALGTTLNQLFQRSFAVAKEVRSATEIGAHSISMAAAAVRLAGQLFEDLRKTKVLFVGAGEMIELAATHFAAKEPAAIAIANRTLERGEKLAARFGGQVMRLSDLPARLHEFDIVVSSTASTLPIIGLGAVERAVKARKHRPMFMVDLAVPRDIEPEVKQLEDVYLYTVDDLAHVVQAGHAHRQAAVAQAEAIIDAGVQSFMHWLDQRHAVPLIQQLQAQTDEWRAAELARARKLLARGEDPEAVMEALSRGLTQKMLHGALAELHAGDAAARERATDAIEHFFLRKSR comes from the coding sequence ATGGCCGTCTGGGCATTGGGCATCAACCACACCACCGCGCCGGTCGACCTGCGCGGCCGGTTCGCGTTCGCCCTCGACCAGGTGCAGCCGACGCTGGCCGCGATGCGGCAGAGTTTCCTGGGCCAGGTCTCCCGCCAGCCCGAGGCCGCCATCCTGTCGACGTGCAACCGCACGGAGATCTATTGCGCCGGCCCGCAGCACGACCTGGACCCGACCATCGAGTGGCTGGCGCGGTCCGGCGGCGTGCCGGCGGCGACGCTGAAGTCGCATGCCTACGTGCTGCGAGACGGGCAGGCGGCGCGCCACGCGTTCCGCGTCGCCAGCGGGCTCGACTCGATGGTGCTGGGCGAAGCGCAGATCCTGGGCCAGATGAAGGACTTCGTGCGCGCGGCCGACGAAGCCGGCGCGCTCGGCACCACGCTCAACCAGCTGTTCCAGCGCTCCTTCGCGGTGGCGAAGGAAGTGCGCTCGGCCACCGAGATCGGCGCGCATTCCATCAGCATGGCCGCAGCGGCGGTCCGCCTGGCCGGCCAGTTGTTCGAGGACCTGCGCAAGACCAAGGTGCTGTTCGTCGGCGCGGGCGAGATGATCGAGCTGGCCGCGACGCACTTCGCCGCCAAGGAGCCGGCTGCCATCGCCATCGCCAACCGGACGCTGGAGCGCGGCGAGAAGCTCGCGGCGCGCTTCGGCGGCCAGGTGATGCGGCTGTCGGACCTGCCGGCCCGCCTGCATGAATTCGACATCGTGGTGTCCTCCACGGCCAGCACGCTGCCGATCATCGGGCTGGGCGCCGTCGAGCGCGCGGTGAAGGCGCGCAAGCACCGCCCGATGTTCATGGTGGACCTCGCCGTGCCGCGCGACATCGAGCCCGAGGTCAAGCAGCTCGAAGACGTCTACCTGTACACGGTGGACGACCTCGCGCACGTCGTCCAGGCCGGGCACGCGCACCGCCAGGCGGCCGTCGCCCAGGCCGAAGCCATCATCGACGCCGGCGTGCAGAGCTTCATGCACTGGCTGGACCAGCGCCACGCCGTGCCGCTGATCCAGCAGCTGCAGGCGCAGACAGACGAGTGGCGCGCTGCCGAACTGGCCCGCGCGCGCAAGCTGCTGGCCCGCGGCGAAGATCCCGAAGCGGTGATGGAAGCGCTGTCGCGCGGCCTCACCCAGAAGATGCTGCACGGCGCCCTGGCCGAACTGCATGCCGGCGACGCGGCGGCGCGCGAGCGCGCCACCGACGCGATCGAGCACTTCTTCCTGCGCAAGTCGCGTTAG
- a CDS encoding GFA family protein: protein MTYRSSCHCGNVAIEVEGTIDQAISCNCSICQRKGSLLWFVPKAQSKLLTDDANAATYLFNKHLIRHRFCKTCGMHPYAEGKDPKGNEMVAVNVRCIEGIDLASVPVMEYDGRSK from the coding sequence ATGACCTACCGTTCCAGCTGCCATTGCGGCAACGTCGCCATCGAGGTCGAAGGCACCATCGACCAGGCGATCTCCTGCAACTGCTCGATCTGCCAGCGCAAGGGATCGCTGCTCTGGTTCGTGCCGAAGGCGCAATCGAAGCTGCTGACGGACGACGCCAACGCGGCGACCTACCTGTTCAACAAGCACCTGATCCGGCACCGCTTCTGCAAGACCTGCGGCATGCATCCTTACGCCGAGGGCAAGGACCCGAAGGGCAACGAGATGGTCGCGGTGAACGTGCGCTGCATCGAGGGCATCGATCTCGCGTCGGTGCCGGTGATGGAGTACGACGGCCGCTCGAAGTGA
- a CDS encoding Y-family DNA polymerase yields the protein MDAFFASVELLRYPQLKGLPVVIGGGRRRVDEMVRERFSDRPLSEIPAGAFPLLKDYVGRGVITTATYPARQFGVGSAMGMMKAARLCPQAIVLPADFDEVRRLSRAFKAVIRDIAPVVEDRGIDEVYIDFTDVPGGQREGGRVLARLIQKSIFEATRLTCSIGVAPNKLLAKMASEFNKPNGISIVHEDDLQSRIWPLAVRKINGIGPKAEAKLLRLHVHTIGDLAAQDPEWLVDNFGQSTGRWMHNVAWGRDDRPVVTESEPVSMSRETTFDRDLHAVRDRAELGAIFTDLCERVADDLRRKGYVGKTIGIKLRYDDFRTATRDHTLEHFTDDAKAIRRVAGLCLKRVPLDRKLRLLGVRVGKLARAGSTEATAVAAPLRVEEHTPDLFQAG from the coding sequence ATGGACGCCTTCTTCGCGTCGGTGGAGTTGCTGCGCTATCCGCAGCTCAAGGGCCTGCCGGTGGTGATCGGCGGCGGACGCCGGCGCGTCGACGAGATGGTGCGCGAGCGCTTCTCGGACCGGCCGCTCTCCGAGATCCCGGCCGGCGCCTTTCCGCTGCTCAAGGACTACGTCGGCCGCGGCGTGATCACCACCGCCACCTACCCCGCGCGCCAGTTCGGCGTCGGCTCCGCGATGGGCATGATGAAGGCGGCGCGCCTGTGCCCGCAGGCCATCGTGCTGCCGGCCGATTTCGACGAGGTGCGGCGCCTGTCGCGCGCGTTCAAGGCCGTCATCCGCGACATCGCGCCGGTGGTCGAGGACCGCGGGATCGACGAGGTCTACATCGACTTCACCGACGTCCCCGGCGGCCAGCGCGAAGGTGGTCGCGTGCTGGCACGCCTGATCCAGAAATCGATCTTCGAGGCGACGCGCCTGACCTGCTCGATCGGCGTGGCGCCGAACAAGCTGCTCGCCAAGATGGCCAGCGAGTTCAACAAGCCCAATGGCATCTCGATCGTCCACGAGGACGACCTGCAATCGCGCATCTGGCCGCTGGCCGTGCGCAAGATCAACGGCATCGGGCCGAAGGCGGAAGCCAAGCTGCTGCGCCTGCACGTGCACACCATCGGCGACCTCGCGGCGCAGGACCCTGAATGGCTGGTCGACAACTTCGGCCAGTCCACCGGGCGCTGGATGCACAACGTGGCGTGGGGCCGCGACGACCGGCCGGTGGTCACCGAGAGCGAGCCGGTCTCCATGAGCCGCGAGACCACCTTCGATCGCGATCTGCATGCGGTGCGCGACCGCGCGGAACTCGGCGCGATCTTCACCGACCTGTGCGAGCGCGTCGCCGACGACCTGCGCCGCAAGGGCTACGTCGGCAAGACGATCGGCATCAAGCTGCGCTACGACGATTTCCGCACCGCGACGCGAGACCACACGCTCGAGCACTTCACCGACGACGCGAAGGCGATCCGCCGTGTCGCCGGGTTGTGCCTCAAGCGCGTGCCGCTCGACCGCAAGCTGCGGCTGCTCGGCGTTCGCGTGGGCAAGCTCGCCCGCGCGGGCAGCACCGAGGCAACTGCCGTGGCAGCGCCGTTGCGCGTCGAGGAACACACGCCCGACCTGTTCCAGGCCGGCTGA
- a CDS encoding 2OG-Fe(II) oxygenase codes for MTTKTQQQITPELRKWIVEQAQAGHPAEAVLRSMMASGWDNDVAVEAMESTLREHLNAQAVQQGLAPAVPVPEPKLDESPLYIDAGDRKVYVVQNQYNPRVVVFGGVLSDDECDKLIALAKPRMARSLTVATKTGGEEVNEDRTSNGMFFQRGENELVTRIEARLAKLVNWPVENGEGLQVLHYRPGAEYKPHYDYFDPNEPGTPTILKRGGQRVGTIVIYLAEPEKGGGTTFPDAHLEVYPKRGHAVFFSYERAHPSTKTLHGGAPVLAGEKWIATKWMRERRFE; via the coding sequence ATGACGACGAAGACGCAGCAGCAGATCACCCCGGAGCTTCGCAAGTGGATCGTGGAGCAGGCACAGGCCGGCCACCCGGCCGAAGCCGTGCTGCGCTCGATGATGGCGTCCGGGTGGGACAACGACGTCGCGGTCGAAGCGATGGAAAGCACCCTGCGTGAGCACTTGAACGCGCAGGCCGTGCAGCAGGGGCTGGCCCCGGCGGTGCCGGTGCCCGAACCGAAGCTGGACGAATCGCCGCTGTACATCGACGCCGGCGACCGCAAGGTGTACGTGGTGCAGAACCAGTACAACCCGCGCGTGGTCGTCTTCGGCGGCGTGCTGTCGGACGACGAGTGCGACAAGCTGATCGCGCTGGCCAAGCCGCGCATGGCGCGCTCGCTCACCGTCGCCACCAAGACCGGCGGCGAGGAGGTCAACGAGGACCGCACCAGCAACGGCATGTTCTTCCAGCGTGGCGAGAACGAGCTGGTCACGCGCATCGAGGCGCGCCTGGCCAAGCTGGTGAACTGGCCGGTGGAGAACGGCGAGGGCCTGCAGGTGCTGCACTACCGCCCGGGCGCCGAGTACAAGCCGCATTACGACTACTTCGACCCCAACGAGCCGGGCACGCCGACCATCCTCAAGCGCGGTGGCCAGCGGGTGGGCACCATCGTGATCTACCTCGCCGAGCCGGAAAAGGGCGGCGGCACGACCTTCCCCGACGCGCACCTCGAGGTCTATCCCAAGCGCGGGCACGCCGTGTTCTTCAGCTACGAACGCGCGCACCCGTCGACCAAGACGTTGCACGGCGGCGCGCCGGTGCTGGCCGGCGAGAAGTGGATCGCCACCAAGTGGATGCGCGAGCGGCGCTTCGAATGA
- the queF gene encoding NADPH-dependent 7-cyano-7-deazaguanine reductase QueF (Catalyzes the NADPH-dependent reduction of 7-cyano-7-deazaguanine (preQ0) to 7-aminomethyl-7-deazaguanine (preQ1) in queuosine biosynthesis), with product MNSPEQSLLGKPAPYRDQYDPTLLYPIPRAAKREELGITAQPPFFGADLWTAYELSWLTPRGRPVVAIAQVTVPCETPNLVESKSFKLYLNSFTNSQFASGDEVLARVRADLAEAAWRGSGRTGSIGVRLLLPELFDQQQVHELDGINLDRLDIECTDYTPRPDLLRAVFDEQPVEEVVVSNLLKSNCLVTGQPDWGSVQIRYAGPQIDHGQLLRYLVSFRNHNEFHEQCVERIFMDIRRHCRPTRLAVYARYTRRGGLDINPYRTSHPAALPANVRTARQ from the coding sequence ATGAACTCTCCCGAGCAGTCGCTGCTGGGCAAGCCTGCCCCGTACCGCGACCAGTACGACCCGACGCTGCTGTACCCCATCCCGCGCGCGGCCAAGCGCGAGGAACTGGGCATCACCGCGCAGCCGCCGTTCTTCGGCGCCGACCTGTGGACGGCCTACGAGCTGAGCTGGCTCACGCCCCGCGGGCGCCCCGTCGTCGCGATCGCGCAGGTCACCGTGCCGTGCGAGACGCCGAACCTTGTCGAGAGCAAGTCGTTCAAGCTGTACCTGAACAGCTTCACCAATTCGCAGTTCGCCTCCGGCGACGAAGTCCTGGCGCGCGTGCGGGCCGATCTGGCCGAAGCGGCATGGCGGGGCAGCGGCCGCACGGGCAGCATCGGCGTGCGCCTGCTCCTGCCGGAGCTGTTCGACCAGCAGCAGGTGCACGAGCTCGATGGCATCAACCTGGACCGGCTCGACATCGAATGCACGGACTACACGCCGCGGCCGGACCTGCTGCGTGCCGTCTTCGACGAGCAGCCGGTCGAGGAAGTGGTGGTGAGCAACCTGCTCAAGAGCAATTGCCTCGTGACGGGCCAGCCCGACTGGGGCAGCGTGCAGATCCGCTATGCGGGACCGCAGATCGACCATGGCCAGTTGCTGCGCTACCTGGTGAGCTTCCGCAACCACAACGAGTTCCACGAGCAGTGCGTGGAACGCATCTTCATGGACATCCGGCGGCACTGCCGCCCGACCAGGCTGGCGGTCTACGCGCGCTACACGCGCCGCGGCGGGCTGGACATCAACCCGTACCGCACCAGCCACCCGGCCGCCCTACCGGCGAACGTGCGCACGGCGCGGCAGTGA
- a CDS encoding alpha/beta fold hydrolase, whose product MRLQANGITIEAEDTGDARRPAVLLVMGLGMQLVAWPAAFIQGLWDAGFRVVRFDNRDVGLSQSFDELGVPNLVVESIRHRFGLRVRAPYTLADMANDAFGVLDALKIERAHVVGMSMGGMIAQRMALAAPDRIQSLTSIMSSSGARFLPGPKPPVLRALLARPKDSSEDAVVDHTMALLRLIASPAYPHDEVVVRERVRAAVRRAYRPAGTQRQMAAVVADSKRARELATMRVPTLVIHGRDDPLVPFACGEDTARRIPHARLVALHGMGHDLPPGVVDLLLQAIVPHLRQTRGG is encoded by the coding sequence ATGAGGCTGCAGGCCAACGGCATCACCATCGAAGCCGAGGACACGGGCGACGCCCGGCGTCCGGCCGTGCTGCTCGTGATGGGCCTCGGCATGCAACTGGTTGCCTGGCCGGCCGCCTTCATCCAGGGGCTCTGGGACGCGGGCTTCCGCGTCGTCCGCTTCGACAACCGTGACGTGGGGCTGTCACAGTCCTTCGACGAACTCGGCGTCCCGAACCTGGTGGTCGAATCGATCCGGCATCGCTTCGGCCTGCGCGTGCGCGCGCCGTACACGCTGGCCGACATGGCGAACGACGCCTTCGGCGTGCTCGACGCCCTGAAGATCGAGCGCGCCCACGTCGTCGGCATGAGCATGGGCGGCATGATCGCCCAGCGGATGGCGCTCGCAGCCCCGGACCGCATCCAGTCGCTCACGAGCATCATGAGTTCCAGCGGCGCCCGCTTCCTGCCCGGCCCGAAACCGCCGGTGCTGCGCGCGTTGCTTGCGCGGCCGAAGGACAGTTCCGAGGACGCGGTGGTCGACCACACGATGGCGCTGCTGCGGCTGATCGCCAGTCCCGCTTATCCGCACGACGAAGTCGTGGTGCGCGAACGGGTCCGTGCGGCCGTGCGACGCGCCTACCGGCCCGCCGGCACCCAGCGGCAGATGGCTGCGGTGGTCGCGGACAGCAAGCGTGCGCGCGAGCTGGCCACCATGCGCGTGCCGACGCTGGTCATCCACGGCCGCGACGATCCGCTGGTGCCGTTCGCCTGCGGCGAGGACACGGCGCGCCGCATTCCGCATGCGCGGCTCGTGGCGCTGCACGGCATGGGCCATGACCTGCCGCCCGGGGTGGTCGATCTGCTGCTGCAGGCGATCGTGCCGCACCTGCGGCAGACTCGCGGGGGATGA
- a CDS encoding 2-keto-4-pentenoate hydratase: MVARALDAIANEMRQAQDDVRQVAPLTSTHPGFSLEHAYTVADRVHHERLAAGAQPRGRKIGFTNRAIWPEYGVHHPIWGHVYAHTLRGPGMADLDVTVSHFAEPRLEPEIALCLRSAPRAGLAIRDLAGCIDWVAPAFEVVQSHFPHWKFQAADTIADGGLHGALIVGETVPLASIGTDAELALAAVEVELHRDGQLVEVGRGANALGSPLAALAHLVDLLAKQPALPPLRAGEIVTTGTLTAAYPVRAGEAWTMQPRHPALKPLTLRFRD; encoded by the coding sequence ATGGTCGCGCGCGCGCTCGACGCCATCGCGAACGAGATGCGCCAGGCGCAGGACGACGTCCGCCAGGTCGCGCCGCTGACCAGCACGCATCCGGGCTTCTCGCTGGAGCACGCCTACACGGTCGCCGACCGCGTGCACCATGAACGCCTGGCCGCCGGCGCGCAGCCGCGGGGGCGCAAGATCGGTTTCACCAACCGCGCGATCTGGCCCGAGTACGGCGTGCACCACCCGATCTGGGGCCACGTGTACGCGCACACGCTGCGCGGTCCCGGCATGGCCGACCTCGACGTCACGGTGTCGCACTTCGCCGAGCCGCGGCTGGAGCCGGAGATCGCGCTGTGCCTGCGCAGTGCGCCGCGCGCGGGCCTGGCGATCCGCGATCTCGCCGGCTGCATCGACTGGGTCGCGCCAGCGTTCGAAGTCGTGCAGTCGCATTTCCCGCACTGGAAGTTCCAGGCGGCGGACACCATCGCCGACGGCGGCCTGCACGGCGCCCTCATCGTGGGCGAGACGGTGCCGCTGGCGAGCATCGGCACCGATGCGGAACTCGCTCTCGCGGCGGTCGAAGTCGAACTGCACCGCGACGGACAGCTGGTCGAGGTCGGCCGCGGCGCCAATGCGCTGGGCAGCCCGCTCGCAGCGCTGGCCCACTTGGTGGACCTGCTGGCGAAGCAACCCGCGTTGCCACCCTTGCGGGCAGGCGAGATCGTGACGACGGGAACGCTGACCGCGGCTTACCCGGTGCGCGCCGGCGAAGCGTGGACGATGCAGCCGCGGCATCCCGCGCTGAAGCCGCTCACGCTGCGCTTCAGGGACTGA
- the prfA gene encoding peptide chain release factor 1, which translates to MKPFLRQQLERYPVRLQELDFFLQQPEVAQDMDRLRALTREHSEVSVVAGLFERFRAREAQLADARVMLDDPDMADMAREEVAAIEDELPRLEDELQKLLLPKDPDDVRNTFLEIRAGTGGDESALFAGDLLRMYTKYADRQGWRIEIVSESEGEVGGYKEVVLRVVGDGVYGKLKFESGGHRVQRVPATETQGRIHTSACTVAALPEPDEAQAVQINPADLRIDTFRASGAGGQHINKTDSAVRITHIPTGIVAECQDDRSQHRNKAKALQVLAARIREKERAERAAKEAATRKGLIGSGDRSDRIRTYNFPQGRVTDHRINLTLYKLAMVMEGELDELVEALLLARKAEQLEELEIGLGAPAA; encoded by the coding sequence TTGAAGCCCTTCCTCCGCCAGCAACTCGAACGCTATCCGGTCCGCCTGCAGGAACTCGACTTTTTCCTGCAGCAGCCGGAGGTCGCGCAGGACATGGACCGCCTGCGTGCGCTCACGCGCGAGCACTCGGAGGTGAGCGTGGTCGCGGGCCTGTTCGAACGGTTCCGCGCGCGCGAGGCGCAGCTCGCCGATGCCCGCGTGATGCTGGACGACCCCGACATGGCCGACATGGCACGGGAAGAAGTCGCCGCGATCGAGGACGAACTGCCGCGGCTGGAAGACGAGCTGCAGAAGCTGCTGCTGCCCAAGGACCCCGACGACGTGCGCAACACGTTCCTGGAAATCCGCGCCGGCACCGGCGGCGACGAGTCGGCGCTGTTCGCCGGCGACCTGCTGCGCATGTACACGAAGTACGCCGACCGCCAGGGCTGGCGCATCGAGATCGTCAGCGAGAGCGAAGGCGAGGTCGGTGGCTACAAGGAAGTCGTCCTGCGCGTCGTCGGCGATGGCGTCTACGGCAAGCTGAAGTTCGAATCCGGCGGCCACCGCGTGCAGCGCGTGCCGGCGACGGAGACGCAGGGGCGTATCCACACGAGCGCGTGCACCGTCGCCGCCTTGCCCGAGCCCGACGAAGCACAAGCCGTGCAGATCAACCCGGCCGACCTGCGCATCGACACCTTTCGCGCCAGCGGCGCGGGCGGCCAACATATCAACAAGACCGATTCGGCCGTGCGCATCACGCACATCCCGACCGGCATCGTCGCGGAGTGCCAGGACGACCGCAGCCAGCACCGCAACAAGGCCAAGGCGCTGCAGGTGCTGGCCGCGCGCATCCGCGAGAAGGAGCGCGCCGAACGCGCCGCGAAGGAAGCCGCGACGCGCAAGGGCCTGATCGGCAGCGGCGACCGCAGTGACCGCATCCGCACCTACAACTTCCCGCAAGGGCGAGTGACCGACCACCGCATCAACCTGACGCTCTACAAGCTCGCGATGGTGATGGAAGGGGAATTGGACGAACTGGTGGAAGCGCTGCTGCTGGCGCGCAAGGCCGAGCAGCTCGAGGAGCTGGAGATCGGCCTCGGGGCCCCGGCCGCATGA
- a CDS encoding L-lactate dehydrogenase — protein MPVTTNIEDLRVLAKRRVPRMFYDYADSGSWTESTYRANEQDFNRILFRQRVAVNMEPRSTQSTMVGQPVAMPVAIAPTGLTGMQHADGEILAARAARKFGIPFTLSTMSVCSIEDVAAGTDNHPFWFQLYVMRDRDFIARLIDRAKAANCSALVLTLDLQILGQRHKDIKNGLSVPPKPTIPNILNLMTKPRWCLGMLGTRRHNFGNIFGHVKGVENLGSLAEWTSKQFDPTLSWADVEWVKQRWGGKLILKGIQDVEDARLAVDSGADALVVSNHGGRQLDGAPSSISALPEIVQEVGNRIEVHMDGGIRSGQHVLKAVALGAKGTYIGRAMLYGLGAMGEAGVTRTLEIIHRELELSMAFCGRTDVASVDTSILLPGSYPTGTPRGY, from the coding sequence GTGCCCGTGACCACCAACATCGAAGACCTGCGCGTCCTCGCCAAGCGCCGCGTGCCGCGCATGTTCTACGACTACGCCGACTCGGGTTCGTGGACCGAGAGCACCTACCGGGCGAACGAGCAGGACTTCAACCGCATCCTCTTTCGCCAGCGCGTGGCCGTGAACATGGAACCGCGCAGCACCCAGTCGACGATGGTCGGCCAGCCGGTCGCGATGCCGGTGGCGATCGCGCCAACCGGGCTGACCGGCATGCAGCACGCCGACGGCGAGATCCTCGCCGCGCGCGCCGCGAGGAAGTTCGGCATCCCGTTCACGCTGTCGACGATGAGCGTGTGCTCCATCGAGGACGTCGCGGCGGGCACCGACAACCATCCGTTCTGGTTCCAGCTGTACGTGATGCGCGACCGCGACTTCATCGCGCGCCTGATCGACCGTGCCAAGGCGGCCAACTGCTCCGCGCTGGTGCTGACGCTGGACCTGCAGATCCTCGGCCAGCGCCACAAGGACATCAAGAACGGCCTGTCGGTGCCGCCGAAGCCGACGATCCCCAACATCCTCAACCTCATGACCAAGCCGCGCTGGTGCCTGGGCATGCTGGGCACGCGCCGCCACAACTTCGGCAACATCTTCGGCCACGTGAAGGGCGTCGAGAACCTGGGCTCGCTGGCGGAATGGACCTCCAAGCAATTCGACCCCACGCTGTCGTGGGCCGACGTCGAGTGGGTCAAGCAGCGCTGGGGCGGCAAGCTGATCCTCAAGGGCATCCAGGACGTCGAGGACGCGCGGCTCGCCGTCGACTCCGGCGCCGACGCGCTGGTCGTGTCCAACCACGGCGGGCGCCAGCTCGATGGCGCGCCCTCTTCCATCTCCGCGCTGCCGGAGATCGTGCAGGAAGTGGGCAACCGCATCGAGGTGCACATGGACGGCGGCATCCGCTCGGGCCAGCACGTGCTCAAGGCGGTGGCGCTGGGTGCCAAGGGCACCTACATCGGCCGCGCGATGCTGTACGGCCTGGGCGCGATGGGCGAAGCGGGCGTGACGCGCACGCTGGAGATCATCCACCGCGAACTCGAACTGTCGATGGCCTTCTGCGGCCGCACCGACGTCGCCAGCGTGGACACGTCCATCCTGCTGCCAGGCAGCTACCCGACCGGCACGCCGCGGGGGTACTGA
- a CDS encoding group III truncated hemoglobin, translating into MPDPDLCTEDEVHALVHGFYGRVRSDAVLGPVFDRHIGDWGPHLAKMVDFWSGALRGTARFRGTPMPKHIALPGLSADLFQRWLALFAETTASLPNAPMRERANELAHRIAQSLWYGYQMSRGMDTLTESANLAAPAARAA; encoded by the coding sequence ATGCCCGATCCTGATCTCTGCACCGAAGACGAGGTGCACGCCCTGGTCCATGGTTTCTACGGGCGGGTGCGCAGCGATGCCGTGCTCGGCCCCGTCTTCGATCGCCACATCGGCGACTGGGGCCCGCACCTGGCGAAGATGGTCGACTTCTGGTCCGGTGCGCTTCGCGGCACCGCGCGCTTCCGCGGCACGCCGATGCCCAAGCACATCGCGCTCCCAGGGTTGTCGGCGGACCTGTTCCAGCGCTGGCTGGCGCTGTTCGCGGAAACCACCGCCAGCCTGCCGAATGCGCCGATGCGCGAACGTGCCAACGAACTGGCGCACCGCATCGCGCAGAGCCTCTGGTACGGCTACCAGATGAGCCGCGGCATGGACACGCTCACCGAGTCCGCCAACCTCGCTGCACCGGCCGCTCGGGCGGCCTGA
- a CDS encoding RrF2 family transcriptional regulator: MRLAHMTDCAIRLLVYVGQRDERLCTIAEVAAAYRLSETHLMKITHQLALAGWLRTVRGKGGGIRLAKPAAEIPLGAVVRTMEPDFALVECFATANTCTLTGDCVLAGVMGDALQRFMEHLDQHTLADVLPQPLTALKPVRLWRLVKAA, translated from the coding sequence ATGCGGCTCGCGCACATGACCGACTGCGCCATCCGGCTGCTGGTCTACGTGGGCCAGCGCGACGAGCGCCTGTGCACGATCGCGGAGGTGGCGGCGGCCTACCGCCTGTCCGAGACGCACCTGATGAAGATCACGCACCAGCTCGCGCTGGCGGGCTGGCTGCGGACGGTGCGCGGCAAGGGCGGGGGCATCCGCCTGGCCAAGCCGGCGGCGGAGATCCCGCTGGGAGCCGTCGTGCGCACGATGGAACCTGACTTCGCCCTCGTCGAATGCTTCGCGACGGCCAACACTTGCACGCTCACCGGTGATTGCGTGCTCGCCGGCGTGATGGGCGATGCGTTGCAGCGCTTCATGGAGCACCTCGACCAGCACACGCTGGCCGACGTGTTGCCGCAACCGCTGACGGCGCTCAAGCCCGTGCGCCTGTGGCGGCTCGTCAAGGCGGCCTGA